The region TGAAGGCCTTAGTGGTGGTATGGGTGGAGAAAAGTACAAAGTCGAACAGAACTGGGATGCTGCGATTCTTTTGAGAATCGGTAAAGTGATCGATGATACATGGATGCCTTACGTAACCGGTGGTGTTGCGTGGACAGAGCTGGAAACTTCCTATATTCCCGATGGGGGGTGGGGTAGCAAAAAGGATACTGTCAACGGATGGACCATTGGCGCCGGTGTAGAAATGAAGCTGACGACAAATATCCATGCCCGTATCGAGTATCGCTATACAGATTATGATACGGCACAGTTTGTACATGCCGGTCCTTCTAATGTCGATTATAATGATAACCGGGTAATGGTGGGTATCAGCTACCGTTTTTAAATGCAGCTTTCTCTTAATTCCACCTGTACTAAGGTGGAATTAACTACCAATTATCAATTGAGACTCTAATTCCATCCTTTTTTTATATTTCGAGCTAAAGCGGTTTTTCGGGTTGCTAAAAATCCTCTATAGCTTCGGTAATATAGGGTCTAAAAAGGACTTTTTTACAGATGGCTTGTAAAAAAGTGCCCTATATGCGGTTCCCGGCAGACGAAAAAGAATGGGAAAAGAGCCGGAATTCAGCGCTATTTTTGTTAAAGCTGTCGGCATGGCTTTTCTTCAAGTAGACGTCCTTCCCGAATACAGAAACAACTTTTTATTGCCTACTTCTATGAACACCAAACCCTCAAAGCCTTATCCCGGACCTATCATAAGGATCGGGAGTGGATTCAACGTCAGATTCATAGCTATGAACCGCAGAAGGCTTTACCTCGTCCCAGGCCGGTCACTTTGGTCATCGATGCGACATTCTTCGGAAAACGGGGAGAAGGCTTTGGTGTTCTTGTGGCCAAGGATGTTCTGAGTGGCCAACCAGTAGCGTATCGTTTTATTCAGACTGAGACACTCAATGAATATGCGATGATTCGTCAAAGCCTTCTCGATCAGGGCTTTGTAATTCAGGCAGCGACCGTCGATGGCCGACGGGGATTATTCGGGCTCTTTGCTGATCTTCCGGTTCAAATGTGCCACTTTCACCAACAGGCGATATTGACCCGTTATCTTACGCGCAGACCCACCTATCAAGCTTCCAGGGATCTCAAACGTATTGCATCATATCTCGGCAAAACCACTCCCTGTCGTTTCCGTTATATGCCAGAAGCTTGGCTTCAGAGACACAAGGACTTCTATGAAGAGAAAACGGAAGATGATTCTCCTCGCGGATGGCACTACACCCACGATCGACTCCGTTCAGCCTATCGAAGTCTTGAACGCAATCTTCTTTATCTTTTCACTTATAAAACTCATTCTCATCTTGGCATTGCCAATACGACCAATGCTCTGGATGGGGGGCTCTTCTCTCCGATGAAATCCTTACTGAAAGTTCATCGGGGTTCAGTGATACGTTTATATTGATCAAGCTCGCAACTATCCTGTGAATAGATATGAATCGGCTCAAACACATTCTTTGGCATCTAGAGACTGTCCAACTCCATTGATATGCTTTATATGATATCCGAATAATATGCACAATGGCCTGAACCAGATTTGGTCAAGAAAAATTATTTTGGAAGTTCTTACAAGTAAAAAACATTATAAATAGAACAATAGGGAGATTAAAAAATAAGAGGATATCTCAGGGTGGCGTCGACCTACGTTCCCACAGACGTAGTCTGCAGTATCATCGGCGCTGAGAGGCTTAACTTCCGGGTTCGGAATGGAGCCGGGTGTGACCCTCTCGCCAGCGACACCACCGAGAGAGAGAAACACATCGTAATGTGCTTGTCTCTCTCGGGAGAGGTAACTTAGTATTGTTAAGAGTCCGGGTAATGCATACACGATCAAACGCTCAAGATGCACTGGGCAAGGTAGTGCCTAGATTTCAAGAGATTTCAAACGGTCTATTAGTACTGGTCAGCTAAACGACTTTCATCGCTTACACATCCAGCCTATCAACGTCGTAGTCTTCGACGGACCTTCAGGGAAGATTCATCTTGGAGTTGGCTTCCCGCTTAGATGCTTTCAGCGGTTATCACATCCGAACATAGCTACCCAGCGGTGCCCTTGGCAGGACAACTGGTACACCAGTGGTTCGTTCACCCCGGTCCTCTCGTACTAGGGGCAACTCTCCTCAATCTTCCAACGCCCACGGCAGATAGGGACCGAACTGTCTCACGACGTTCTGAACCCAGCTCGCGTACCGCTTTAAATGGCGAACAGCCATACCCTTGGGACCTGCTTCAGCCCCAGGATGCGATGAGCCGACATCGAGGTGCCAAACCTCCCCGTCGATGTGAGCTCTTGGGGGAGATCAGCCTGTTATCCCCGGGGTACCTTTTATCCTTTGAGCGATGGTCCTTCCACACAGAACCACCGGATCACTATGACCGACTTTCGTCTCTGATCGACTTGTGTGTCTCTCAGTCAAGCTGGCTTATACCATTATACTCTACTGGCGATTTCCAACCGCCATGAGCCAACCTTTGTAAGCCTCCGTTACTTTTTAGGAGGCGACCGCCCCAGTCAAACTACCCACCAGACATTGTCCTCCGCCAGGATAACTGGCGCAAGTTAGCAACCAGAATATACAAGGGTGGTATCTCAAGGACGGCTCCACCAGGGCTGGCGCCCTGGCTTCAAAGCCTCCCACCTATCCTGCACATGTATATCCCGATTGCAGTGTCAAGCTGTAGTAAAGGTCCACGGGGTCTTTCCGTCTTGCCGCGGGTAGGAGGAATTTTCACCTCCACTACAATTTCACTGGATCCCTGGTCGAGACAGCTCCCATCTCGTTACGCCATTCATGCAGGTCGGTATTTAACCGACAAGGAATTTCGCTACCTTAGGACCGTTATAGTTACGGCCGCCGTTTACCGGGGCTTCGATCAGGAGCTTCGCCCAAAGGGCTAACCCCATCACTTAACCTTCCGGCACCGGGCAGGCGTCACACCATATACATCCTCTTACGAGTTAGCATAGTGCTGTGTTTTTTGATAAACAGTCGGGAGGGACTCTTTGTTGCAACCTCTCAGGCTCCACCCGCAAGGAGCTTCACCCGAGGAGGCACACCTTATTCCGAAGGTACGGTGCTAGTTTGCAGAGTTCCTTAACCAGGGTTCTTCCACGCGCCTTAGAATACTCATCTCACCCACCTGTGTCGGTTTACGGTACGGGCGACTATGGCTATACTTAGAGGCTTTTCTCGGCACGACGGCATCAGCGACTTCCCCCTTCCGCCCGAAGGCTTCAGGGGGCCTGTCAGGTCTCGGCCTTACTGCCATCCGGATTTACCTGGATGGCGGCCTACACCCTTCGACCCACTATTCCATCAGTGAGCTCGCTTAGCCCTATGCGTCCCCCCATCGCGCGCCATAGCCGGTATCGGAATATTAACCGATTTGCCATCGCCTACCCCTTTCGGACTCGGCTTAGGACCCGACTAACCCTACATTGACGAGCATCGTGTAGGAAACCTTGGGTTTTCGGCGAACAGGATTCTCACCTGTTTTATCGCTACTCATGCCTGCATGCTCACTTCTTGCCGCTCCAGCGCTCCTTACCGGTACACCTTCAACGCTGACAAGAACGCTCTCCTACCGCTCTCACATCAGTGAGAACCTACAGCTTCGGTGCCTACTTTAGCCCCGTTATATTTTCGGCGCAGGATCGCTAGACCAGTGAGCTGTTACGCTTTCTTTAAAGGATGGCTGCTTCTAAGCCAACCTCCTGGTTGTCTAAGCAACCCCACCTCCTTTTCCACTTAAGTAGGACTTGGGGACCTTAGCTGGTAGTCTGGGCTGTTTCCCTTTCGACCCTGGATTTTATCACCCAGGGCCTGACTCCCATGAATCCACACAGGGTATTCGGAGTTTGACTCGGTTTGGTACCTTGGTGTACGGCCCTAGCCGAATCAGTGCTCTACCCCCCTGTGCTTCGAACATGAGGCTATACCTAAATATATTTCGGAGAGAACCAGCTATCACTAAGTTTGATTGGCCTTTCACCCCTATCCACAGGTCATCCGAGGAGTTTTAAACCTCCACCGGTTCGGTCCTCCACCGGCTCTTACACCGGTTTCAACCTGCCCATGGATAGATCACTTAGTTTCGGGTCTGCAGCCACTAACTATTCGCCCTGTTCAGACTCGCTTTCGCTACGGCTTCGCGTGTGCTTAACCTCGCTAGTGACCACAACTCGCAGGCTCATTATGCAAAAGGCAGTCCATCACCCTGTTCCGAAGAACATAGGGCTCTGAATGATTGTAGGCAGACGGTTTCAGGTTCTATTTCACTCCGCTTACCGCGGTTCTTTTCACCTTTCCCTCACGGTACTTGTGCACTATCGGTCACAGAGTAGTATTTAGCCTTGGAAGGTGGTCCTCCCATCTTCAGTCAGGGTTTCTCGTGTCCCGACCTACTCGTTCGTCAGCCTAGTACCACACAATGGATTTCGTATACGGGACTCTCACCCTCTATGGCGGAACTTTCCAGATCCTTCTACTATCCACTGTGCTATCACTGACCGGGCTAATCCCATTTCGCTCGCCGCTACTTTGGGAATCTCGGTTGATTTCTTTTCCTCCGGGTACTGAGATGTTTCACTTCCCCGGGTTCGCTCTCCTAAAAGGAGTGACTGGCCGTTAAGCCAGCCGGGTTGCCCCATTCGGAAATCCGCGGATCAAAGCTTCTTGGCAGCTCCCCGCGGCTTATCGCAGCCTAGTACGTCCTTCATCGCCTCTCTGTGCCAAGGCATCCACCGTCTGCCCTTGATTCAATCTCTTGAATCTAAGGCACTACCTTGCTCAATGCATCACGCATCAAACAATGTTGCTTCTGAGTGTTTCGCTTGGAAGAATTCTTCTTTCGAAGATTTCTGTTTACAGTGTAATTGTTCGCAAATTCTTTTTCAAGTCTTTGCGGCATTACGTCAGACTCTTAACAATGCTAAGTTAAATAACCTTAGACCGAAGTCTAATTGAAATCTTCCGCAAAAGATTTCAATCAAACTTCACCTGGTGGAGAATGCCGGGATCGAACCGGCGACCTCCTGCGTGCAAAGCAGGCGCTCTCCCAGCTGAGCTAATTCCCCATCTCTGGTGGGCGTACCTGGACTTGAACCAGGGACCTCACCCTTATCAGGGGTGCACTCTAACCGGCTGAGCTATACGCCCTCTTTCTCTACTCTCTCAAAGAACACGCTGTGATCTTTGACAACCGAATATCGGCTCACAATCAACCGTCTACCCTCAGGGCTCTGACGACACTCCCGTGAGAAAGTGCCGTGCGTACTCTTGAAAGGAGGTGATCCAACCGCAGGTTCTCCTACGGTTACCTTGTTACGACTTCACCCCAGTCGCTGAGCCCACCGTGGACGGTAGCCGGTTTAGCTTCCCGTCTTCGGGTGAACTCAACTCCCATGGTGTGACGGGCGGTGAGTACAAGACCCGGGAACGTATTCACCGTGGCATGGCTGATCCACGATTACTAGTGATTCCAGCTTCATGCAGTCGAGTTGCAGACTGCAATCCGAACTGAGAGCAGGTTTCTAGATTTGCTCCACCTCGCGGTATCGCATCTCATTGTCCTGCCCATTGTAGCACGTGTGTCGCCCCGGCCGTAAGGGCCATGATGACTTGACGTCGTCCTCACCTTCCTCCTGGTTACCCAGGCAGTCTGTCCAGAGTGCTCGGCCGAACCGTTAGCAACTGGACACGAGGGTTGCGCTCGTTGCGGGACTTAACCCAACATCTCACGACACGAGCTGACGACAGCCGTGCAGCACCTGTCACCGCGCTCTACCGAAGTAGCACCCCTCCATCTCTGGAGGGTTCGCGGGATGTCAAGGCCGGGTAAGGTTCTTCGCGTATCTTCGAATTAAACCACATGCTCCACCACTTGTGCGGGTCCCCGTCTATTCCTTTGAGTTTTAATCTTGCGACCGTACTCCCCAGGCGGGATGCTTAATGCGTTAGCTGCATCACTGCCATGACGTGCATGGCAACGACTAGCATCCATCGTTTAGGGCGTGGACTACCAGGGTATCTAATCCTGTTTGCTCCCCACGCTTTCGCGCCTCAGCGTCAGTACTGTTCCAGTGAGTTGCCTTCGCTTTCGGTATTCCTAGTGATCTCTACGGATTTTACCCCTACACCACTAATTCCACTCACCTCTCCCAGACTCTAGGCTGGCAGTTTTGGGTGCAGTTCTGCAGTTGAGCTGCAGGCTTTCACACCCAACTTACCAACCCGCCTGCGCGCGCTTTACGCCCAGTGATTCCGAGTAACGCTTGCACCCTCCGTATTACCGCGGCTGCTGGCACGGAGTTAGCCGGTGCTTATTCATAGGGTACCGTCATTATCTTCCCCTATAAAAGGAGTTTACGCCCCGAAGGGTGTCATCCTCCACGCGGCGTTGCTGCATCAGGC is a window of Nitratifractor salsuginis DSM 16511 DNA encoding:
- a CDS encoding outer membrane protein codes for the protein MRRVIFSLTTAVALSSFAMAGGDIVPVAPAPADSWSGFYVGLQAGGIWGNADVNIPAYPSNFSLDPDGFGGGVYAGYNWLLENDFLIGLEVAGNFISADDEGLSGGMGGEKYKVEQNWDAAILLRIGKVIDDTWMPYVTGGVAWTELETSYIPDGGWGSKKDTVNGWTIGAGVEMKLTTNIHARIEYRYTDYDTAQFVHAGPSNVDYNDNRVMVGISYRF
- a CDS encoding transposase-like zinc-binding domain-containing protein, whose protein sequence is MCGSRQTKKNGKRAGIQRYFC